In Candidatus Eisenbacteria bacterium, the genomic window CGTTCACTTCCGCCTTGAGCTGCACCATCCGCGTTTCCCGCTCCACCGTCTGACCCACGAGAATCTCCAGGCGGTGCTTCGCCTCGGAAATCTCCTTCATGTGCCGCTTCAGTTCTTCCTCGCTACTCTTCCTCTCCGTGATGTCCACGAAGGTCTCCAGGAGGAGCTCCTCATCGTCGAGCAGAAGCGGAAGAACGGACTTGAGAACCGGAATGGAACCTCCCGACGCGTCCAGCACGACCCCCTCGCGGTTGTGGATCGATTCCTCTCCACGCAGGACGGGGCACTCCTTCATCGGACTGGAACAAAAGGTGTCCCGGCAGCTTCGGCCGATCAGTTCCCCCTCGGTCCTCTCCAGGAGGGCCAGGGCGGCTTCGTTGACGCTGCGGATAGTCCCTCGCCGGTCCACGAGGACGACCGCGAACGGGAGCCCCTCCAAGGTGGCCCGCATCGTCTCGAGGGTCCGGCGCACCGATTTCTCCGCCTCCCGGCGGCGCGTTTCCGTGGCGATGGCGTTGCGGATCACCGTGAGCAGGAGGATCACGACCACGCCGAGGATGGCCAGGAGCACCCAGGCGAGCCGACGGGTCATCGCCGTGATTTCCCGCCGTTCGTCCTCGACGTAAAGACCGGTGCCGACGATCCATCCCCAGGCTTCGCAACCCTTCACGTAGGATATTTTCGGCGCCACTCGGTCGGGATCGTCCTTCCACTGCCACATGTAATCGACGAAACCCTCTCCCCGTTCGCGCACGATGCGGACCATTTCGACGACGAGGAGTTTTCCGTTCGGGTCGGCGTAATCACTCATGTCAGTCCCGTCCATGTCGGTGCGGTAGGGATGCATGAGCATGGTGGGATGCATGTCGTTGATCCAGAAATAGTCCTTCTTCTCCGGGCCGTAGCGGAGATGCCGGACATGATCCATCGCCGCTTTCTGCGCCGCTTCCCGCGTCAGCGTCCCTTCCTGTTCCAGGCGGACGTAGTAGTCGATCACGCTCCAGGCGATCGCGGTCTGTTCGCGCACCATCTCCATTTTCTTCGATCGGAGGCTTTCCTCGAACTGCGGCAGGATGAAGAGGAAGGCCGCGACCGTGAAGAGCGCGAGCGAGGCGAATACCGGCAGGAAGATACGGAGATGCAGGCCGTTCCAGATGGATGTCCGGTCGTCGTCCGGCATGTAATCTCTCCCGGTCCCCGGCGGTCCCGTGGCTTCTTGTAGATCGTATGGGAGGGCGATGGCCCCGAAGGCCATTCCCCGCGAGAACGTACCCGTCCCTTCCCGGGTCCTTGTCCCGCTCGGGCTTGTGGCGGAGCGGGGCGCAAGGACCGTCCTCGAACGAGTTATCGGCATTCCCGAGAATTTCTTGCCCGTCGGGAAACGATCTGTCTTTCCCGGGGAAACCGGGGAGCGGAGCGGCGGGGGCGGGGGAGTGGGGCGAAAAATCCGCGCGGTTCCGTGCCGTTCGTCTCGAATCGGCCGGAAAGAGCGAGAAAGAGGAAAATCTTCCCTCCGCGTGGCCGGAGGGGCGGCGTTTCGGGAGGCGTGGACCCTTCATAAGAGAAGTCTTTGTGCCGAAAAATGATATAGAGACGATTTTCGGTTCCAGCAAGGGAGGGACGGAATGTTCGCTACGGGAACATCGCGATACGGCGGCATCGCCGGTCGGGTGCTCCGCGAGACGATGACGCCGGGTACTTTTGTGACCGGCCTCGCGGTGGCGTTGCCGATCGGCCTGCTCGCCATTGTATCCGAACGGGCCGGGTCGAAGGTGTCGCCGGCCGCTCTGGTGCAGGTGGCCGCCACGCTCGCCCTGGCGCGGATCGCGTTGAACGGATACGCGGGGCAGTGGCGCGGCACGGTCTTCTCGAAAACCGGCGGCTCCGATTTCGACGTACTGACGGTCGCCATCCGCTTCGTTCTTCTCAGTTCCTGTTGGTTGATCCCCCTCTATCTGCTCGGCTTCCGTCCCGGAAACACGATGGAGTCGGCCGGAATGATGATGATGGGGATGGGGGGTGGAGAAAAAGCCTTGCTGGGCGCCCTCTACGTCATGCTCGTCGCCCTTTCGCCCCCCGTGTTTTTGATCGCGTCGGTGGGCGCTTCGAACATCGTCGATCTTTTCAGCGCCGAATACTGGCGAAACACATTCGGCGGCCGGGTGGGCGACATATTCCTGGTTTACGCCCTCTACCTCGGCGGGCTGACGATGGCGGTCGTCCTCTCCCTGCCTCTGTTGGTTCTTGTCGGCGCGCGCAGCGGTCAGGGCGGCATTCTCGTCGGAGGCGCCGTGGGTGTCTATCTTCTCGGCTTCGCCGTGACTCTTCTCGGGAGGTTGTGCGGATTCTTCGCCGCCTCGGGTGGTCCCGGCGAGGAGGAGACGGCGGATCTCGACCCTTCACCGATTCTGGACGTGATGGCGAAGGCGGACCGTCCCGCCCAGGCGAAGGGGGGACGGACGCCGGTTCACCGGGCCGTCACCCGAAGCGCCGAGCGGGATTCGCGCAGACTGCGCGCCTCCATGCCCGCCGTTGTCGCCCCGAACGGCCGCCCCGTCGTCACCGATGCGGTGGGCAGGGTGAGTAAAGCGGAGGCGCGTTTCGCCGACGACCCGGACGGCGCCATCGAGGAACTGCGCCGGCTGGACGCGGAATACGAACCGAATCCGCTCGTTCTTTGCGGTCTCTGCCGGTTCCTGATCGGCGCGGGACGCGAGGATGAGGCGGTGCGTCTCGCCGACCGGGCGATCCCCTGGAGTCTGGCGCGGGGGAGCCATAGACCGGCCGCCGAAGCGTACCGCGAATTCGGGGAGCGGGCGGGGCGATTGCAGCTGAACGATGATGATCTGCTGCGGATCGGGAACACCCTCCGGACCATGCTCGATCTGGAAACCGCCGGCCGCGCCTACCGCGCGATTCTGGACCGGCGCCCCTCCGACGCGGGTGCGGTGAAGGGGATGCTCCAAACCGCCGAGGCGTACGTCCACGGCAAGGGATCGCCCCAGGACGCGATCCGCGTCTACGATTATCTGCTCGAGCGCTGCCCCGATTCCCCTCTCGCCGACTTCATGCATGCGGGGAAGGAGGAGGCGGAACTCCGCATCGCCCGGAGGTGACGCCCGCGCCGCGGAACCGATCAAGCGAAAAAGCCGCCCGCCGGGGCGGCATTTTTTGCGCGTCCCCCGGCGCCCGTTCGAATCGAAAACGCCCGCCTTTCTCGGCGCTATCGGTTCTCCAGCCGGCGCAGCGCCCGGATCGACGATGAAAAGGTGGGATCGATGCGGAGCGCCTCGCGGTACTCGTCGATCGCCTCTTCGCGCCGCCCCGTTTCGACGAGCGCCTCACCCAGGCTGTCGTGCGTGTTCGCCACGTCCGGGTACAATTCCGCGTTCAGCCGGAAGAGTGCGAGCGCCGCGTCCAACCTCTCCTGCATCAGGCGGTAGCCCGCCGCGTTCAACAGGTCGGGCCCGAAATCGTAGTAGTCCGGCCATCGCCGCCGCAGCTCCCGGTAGAGGGCGATCGCCGCGCCTCCCCCTTCGCGGCTCCCCCTGTCGACGAGGGCGGAGCGGATGTCCGGCGTCTCGACGGCGCGCGCCGAGTCGAGAACGGAAGCGTCCACCCAGAAGACGTCTCCCTGCCCGTTGCGCGGTTCGGCGGCGCGGGCGATCAGATCCGCGAAGGAGAGCGGTTCGCGGGAATGGTCCGGCCGGTCGTCGCCGGCGTGGTTGTAGAAGAGGTAGCGCCCGCAGGGGGAGAGGAAGGGCATCCGCGTCTGTCCGCCGCCGTTGATGCGGTGGCCGAGCCGGCGCGCCGGCTCCCAACCGCCGAGTGCGTCGCGGAAGCTTACGAAGAGACCGTCCCCTTCCGGCCGGCCGAAGGAGCTGAGGATGATGTATCGTTCTTCCGGATCGATGAAATGCCATGCGTCGAAATAGGGCGAATTCACGGCCGGCCCGAGATCGCGCGGCTCCGACCAACCGCCGTCGGGGAGCGGTTCGGCGACGAAGATGTCCAGGTTCCGCGGTCCCCCTCCGTCTCGCGCCGCCACGGCGAAATAGGCGTTTCCGTTTTCGGCGAAGACGGGCATGAGGGCGCCGGTCCGGGTAAGCGCCGTGTCGAGAACCGGCTCTCCCCAGTCGTCGCCGCTCCGGTCCACGTACCAGCAGCGCCACGAGTCGTGGGGCGCCGCCGCGCCCGGGTCTGGACGGCGGGAGCTGAACCGGAGCCGGCTCCCCCCGCGCGTGAAACAGGGGTTGTCGTCCCTGTGGCGGCCCGAGAAGGGGGCGACCTCCGGACCGGTCCATCGTCCGTTTGCTCTTCGCATGTGAAGGAGCGTGTGCTCCACGGCGCCGGCCGCGGTCCAGAACACCTCGTTCCCGTCTGGGGAGAAGACGGCGGCGCTGTGTTCGTGGAGCCCGGTGGAGATGGTCCCACGGCCGAAGAGACGCGGCTCCGGGCCGGGCGGTTCCTCGCCGAGATAGTCCCCGTCGAGGATCATTGTCGACCCCGGCCGGGCGGGATCGAGAACGGCGGCGCTCATCCGGTAGATGTCGTTTCCCATGTTTTGGGGCGCCTTCATCCTGTCCCGGATGGAGGCGATGTTCCGCGGCGGTCCGTCGGGATCGAATTCCTGGAACCGCCTGCCGGTGAAAAAGATCCATTCGCCATCCGGAGAGAAGGTGGGGAAAAGATCGTTACCGTCGGCGGCGTACAGCTCCTGTAGGGGACGCGGATCGGTCCACGGTCCGCCGTTTTCGCGGAAGGAGACGAAGCCGCCGCTCCGCCGGGGGCCGCCGAAGACGGTGAAGAGGAGCGTATTCCCGTCGGGCGAGATCGACGGCCGCGTCTCCTCTGCCTCGCTGTTCACCGCCGCGCCGAGGGAAACCGGCTCCCCCCAACCGGTGCCGTGGCGCGGAAGGAGAAAGAGATCACTCCCTCCCTCGCCGTCGGCGGAGGGGATCCAGGCGTAACCGTTCCCCTCGGCGTCGAAGGAGTAGGGGATGGCCGGGTCGAAATCGGGAAATCGCTCGGGAGGACCGAAGCCGCCATTCCGCCTCTCCACCACGTAGCACCTGTAGTAAGGCAGCGGGTCGTCTTCCCCGCCGTCCGGCCTTCGAGAGCGGAAGAATACGCGCCGACCCCCGGGGGACCAGACCGGCAGTTCGTCCGGCCAACGGCCGGAGAAGGGAGCCGTCTCGGGACCGATCCATCGTCCTCCTTCACGGTGAATCCGGAGGATGACGTGATGGTCGCCCTCCTCGACGTGCCAGAGCGCTTCGTTCCCGTCGGGCGAGAAGCGGACGGCGCCCGCCTCGTCGAGGCCCGTGGAAACGAGCCCGGCGGCGAACAGTCCGGGGGAGCGCCCGGGTTCCCGACGGCCCTCGGGGTAATCGATCTCCCCGGCGCCGGCGGGGTCCGAGGCGGCGAGGACGAAGAGGAGAGAGGCGGCTACGGTAAGGCGCGCTCGATCGAACAAGGGAACCTCCTGATTTCGATGAAGAAAGGGGAACCGTTACGAGTCGATCCGAATACATGACGCCCCGGCCGGTGCGGACGATCAAGATTTTTCCGGCGACTCCTTCGGGTCCCCGGCGGGAAACCGCGGCGCCGCGGTTGATTGTAACGATAATTCAAGCAAACAGTTGACCGGCTTGCGCCCCGGAAGAACGCGGGGTACAATCGGCGGATTGAAGCAACGGGGTGGCCGGACCGAACGGCCGCGCGAGAAAGCCCACTTCCAAAAGAGAAACGAGGGCGTGAGAACATGAGCAACAGCGCGGGGAGCGTGTCGGACGGCGGCCTCTGGGGCAACCTCGTCCGATACTTCCGGGATTTCAAGGTCCTTCGTCACACCCGGTCCGAGTACTGGGGCATCCAGATCATCAATTTTCTCGACAGCACCACCTTCTTTTCCATCCTGACCATCGCCGTCATTCTCCTCTCCGACGATTTCGGGTTCAGTGACGAGAAGGCGGGGTACGTGGTCACCCTCTACGCGAGCACGACCACCATCTGTCTCTTCTTCTCCGGCATGGTCACCGATTGGCTCGGGATCCGGCGGGCGTTCTACACCGCCATGATCGGCCAGTTCCTTACACGCGGCGCGATCATGGTGCTCGCCCTCTCGCCGATGCTCTTCCCCGAGTACCGGGGCGTCATCGTCACCATCGCCTTCTTCTTGATGGCCCCCTTCGTGGCGATGATCCAGACCGTCTACCAGGCGGCGAACAAACGGTTCACCACCAAAAAGTCGCGCGGCGCCGGCTTCAACCTCTGGTATCTCTTCATGAATATCGGCGCCTTCGCCGCGGGCCTGCTGATCGACTTCATCCGTCTTACCTTGG contains:
- a CDS encoding PD40 domain-containing protein, giving the protein MFDRARLTVAASLLFVLAASDPAGAGEIDYPEGRREPGRSPGLFAAGLVSTGLDEAGAVRFSPDGNEALWHVEEGDHHVILRIHREGGRWIGPETAPFSGRWPDELPVWSPGGRRVFFRSRRPDGGEDDPLPYYRCYVVERRNGGFGPPERFPDFDPAIPYSFDAEGNGYAWIPSADGEGGSDLFLLPRHGTGWGEPVSLGAAVNSEAEETRPSISPDGNTLLFTVFGGPRRSGGFVSFRENGGPWTDPRPLQELYAADGNDLFPTFSPDGEWIFFTGRRFQEFDPDGPPRNIASIRDRMKAPQNMGNDIYRMSAAVLDPARPGSTMILDGDYLGEEPPGPEPRLFGRGTISTGLHEHSAAVFSPDGNEVFWTAAGAVEHTLLHMRRANGRWTGPEVAPFSGRHRDDNPCFTRGGSRLRFSSRRPDPGAAAPHDSWRCWYVDRSGDDWGEPVLDTALTRTGALMPVFAENGNAYFAVAARDGGGPRNLDIFVAEPLPDGGWSEPRDLGPAVNSPYFDAWHFIDPEERYIILSSFGRPEGDGLFVSFRDALGGWEPARRLGHRINGGGQTRMPFLSPCGRYLFYNHAGDDRPDHSREPLSFADLIARAAEPRNGQGDVFWVDASVLDSARAVETPDIRSALVDRGSREGGGAAIALYRELRRRWPDYYDFGPDLLNAAGYRLMQERLDAALALFRLNAELYPDVANTHDSLGEALVETGRREEAIDEYREALRIDPTFSSSIRALRRLENR
- a CDS encoding cache domain-containing protein; amino-acid sequence: MPDDDRTSIWNGLHLRIFLPVFASLALFTVAAFLFILPQFEESLRSKKMEMVREQTAIAWSVIDYYVRLEQEGTLTREAAQKAAMDHVRHLRYGPEKKDYFWINDMHPTMLMHPYRTDMDGTDMSDYADPNGKLLVVEMVRIVRERGEGFVDYMWQWKDDPDRVAPKISYVKGCEAWGWIVGTGLYVEDERREITAMTRRLAWVLLAILGVVVILLLTVIRNAIATETRRREAEKSVRRTLETMRATLEGLPFAVVLVDRRGTIRSVNEAALALLERTEGELIGRSCRDTFCSSPMKECPVLRGEESIHNREGVVLDASGGSIPVLKSVLPLLLDDEELLLETFVDITERKSSEEELKRHMKEISEAKHRLEILVGQTVERETRMVQLKAEVNGLLDELDRPAKYKAPERVAELIGGVLPAMNKGD